CATTTATACTTTCTTCTAAACAAATAGTAGATTCTGTTCTTAGTACTCCTTTGATTTCACCTATTTTAGAAATCACATCTCTTGCATCTGAAGGATCTCTAGCAATAATTCTACAAAAAAGATTATATTTTCCTGAAGTTATGTATAGTTGAACTATATTTGGTATTTTTTTTAATTCTTCTTTTACTAATTGGGATTCACGAGAATCTGATAAAATTCCTACAAAAGCTATTAAATGAAATCCTAATGACTCATATCCTATGATTAAAGTACTTCCTTTTATAATCCCTGCATCTTCCAATTTTTTTACTCTGACATGAACTGTCCCAACTGATAATGGTTTGATTTCTTCACTAATTTGTTTACTAATTTCAGTATAGGGGGTTCTAGCATTTATATTTAGTTTTCTGACAATTGTATTGTCAATTTCGTCTGTATTATATCTTAGGATCATTGTTTTATATTTTTTTTATTATTTTTAAGGTATTAAAAATACCAAGATACAAAACTTTCTTTTGAAGAAGGAGATTATTATTTTACAATATATTCTATATGATAAAAATTGTTTTATATCTGATATACAATAAATTATAACATGATAATGATTGATTAATTTTCAATATCAACATTCAATGAAATTAATTGTAGTATATTGCATTTTTTTATTGTTTCATTTCATAAACACTGTAAAAAAAATTATAAAAACAATGATTTTTTCAAAAGTATATAAAAAATTTATTATCATATCATTTTTGAACAAAAATTTTACTAATCGTTAAAAATGATTTTTGTATCACAAGCAAAAAGTAAAAAATCTTTTTTATAAAATATAAAAGGGGTTCAAATTATTTTATATACTATATACTTGTCACTTGTCAAGTCTAAAAAAAGATTATGAAAAAAGAACCTATAATTATTGGAATAGAATCATCATGCGATGACACAGGTGTTTCTATTATTAGAAATAGAAATGTTCTATCTAATATTATTCTTCATCAAAAAATACATAAAAAATATGGAGGGGTGGTCCCTGAACTAGCATCAAGACTACATGATGTAAATATTCCAAAGGGAGTTAAGAAAGCTATTTTTTCAGCAAAAATAAACCGGAATGAAATTGATGCCGTATCTTTTACTTTAGGACCTGGACTAATCGGTCCGTTATTAGTTGGGACTTCTTTTGCAAAATCATTTTCCATGGGATTAGGAGTTCCATTACTAACTGTAAATCATGTACAAGCTCATATTCTTTCTCATTTTATACAAGATGCCAATCTTAACAAGGATTATTATCCAGAATTTCCATTTCTAGGTTTAGTTGTAAGTGGTGGGCATACCCAAATCATAAAAGTGAATGATTTTTTTAAAATGAAAATATTAGGATCTACTTTAGACGATTCTGTCGGAGAAGCTTTAGATAAAATTGCTAGAATATTAGGTTTTTATTATCCTGGTGGACCTATGATAGAATATTTTGCTAAAAATGGAAATAATAAAAAATTTACTTTTTCTAAGCCTAGAGTAAGTGGATTAGATTTTAGTTTTAGTGGATTCAAAAGCGATGTATTACAATTCATAAAAAATGAATCAAGAAACAATTCATTTTTTATAAAAAAAAATTTATCTGACATTTGTGCTTCTATACAAAAAATCATATCAGAAATACTTTTAGATAAAGTGAAAAAAGCTATTTTAAAAACTGGAATTTTCAGAATAGCTTTATCAGGAGGTGTTTCCGCTAATTATGAAATTAGAAAAACATTCATATCCCTTACAAAGAAAAATAAAAAATGTGAAGTTTTTATTCTAAAAAAAAAATATACCACTGATAATGGAGCAATGATAGCTATTGTAGGATTGCTAAAGTATAAAAGAAATTTATTTGATTCTGTTTATGTCACCCCATACTCAAAGTTTAAAACATTTTAACTGCTCACATTTTATTTTATATGCATGTACAAATTAAGTTCCTGTCACCATATGCATCATCAACACGGGTTACTGATGGCCAAAATTTTCTCTCTTTAATCCAAGATAAAGGATAAGCAGCTTTTTCTCTACTATAAGGATAATTCCATTCATTTTGAGTCAAAACATCTATATTATGCGGAGCATTTTTTAAAACATTATTTTTCTTAGAAAACTTTCCATTTTCAATTTCTTTGATTTCTTGTCTTATACTAATAAGAGTTTCAATGAAACGATCTAGTTCTTCTTTAGATTCGCTTTCTGTAGGTTCGATCATCATACATCCTTCTACAGGAAAAGATATAGTAGGAGCATGATATCCGTAATCCATCATTCTTTTTGCTATATCTATAACTCCTATGTTCATAGATTTAAAAATTCTACAGTCTATAATTAATTCATGCGCTACAGTATTATTTTCTCCTACGTATAATATGTTATAAAATTCTCTCAATTTTTCTTTAATATAATTTGCATTTAATATAGATATTTCTGTACACATTCTAAGTCCGTCTGGCCCCAATAAACGAATATAAGCATAAGAAATTGTTAAAATTAAAGAAGAACCGTATGGAGAAGAGGAAATCGTCAATATTTTGTCTTCTTTTCTTTTATTTTCTTCCTGCTGTTTTTTTTGAAAAGGATGTTTTGGTAAAAAAGGTTTTAAATGTGAAGCGACACAAATAGGCCCCATCCCAGGTCCTCCACCTCCATGAGGAATAGCAAAAGTTTTATGAAGATTTAAATGACAAATATCTACTCCTAAATATGCCGGCTTTATTAATCCTACCTGAGCATTCATATTGGCTCCATCCATATAAACTTGTCCCCCACTATCATGAATGATTTTTATAATTTCCTGAATATTTTTTTCATATATACCATAAGTAGAAGGATAAGTGATCATTAATGTAGATAATGAATCTTTATTTTCTTTTACTTTTTTTAATAAATCATTTTGATTAATAGATCCATCATTTTTTGTATCTATTAGTATGACCTTCATCCCTGCCATATATGCTGAAGCAGGATTTGTTCCATGAGAAGAAGAAGGAATTAATGTAACATTTCTTCGAAATTCTTGTAATGAATGATGATAACATTTTATAGTCATAAGTCCAGCGTATTCTCCTTGAGCTCCTGAATTGGGTTGTAAAGAGATTTCAGAAAATCCAGTAATTTCCTTCAGATATTTTTTTAAATTTTGAATCACAATATGATACCCCATAGCTTGTTTATCAGGAACAAAAGGATGTACGTCTCTCCATTCATGTTGACTCAAAGAAAATAATTCTGAAGAAGCGTTTAATTTCATAGTACATGATCCAAGTGGAATCATAGAATGAGTTAAGGATATATCTTTTTTTTCTAGTCTTTTTATATAACGCATCAGCTCATTTTCTGAATAAAATTTTTTGAAAATTTTATGTTTCAAAAAATTAGAAGTTCTTTTTAAAGAATTAGGAAATTTATATTCATCATGAATATTTTGATGACATTTTTTTACATACGTTTTTTTATTTTTATTATATGCTTCATAAAAAATTGATAAAATATGATTGATATCTTCTTGACAAGTAGTTTCATCTAAAGTGATGGTTAGATAATTTTGATTGATATATCTAAAATTCGTTTTTTTACGTTCTGCTACTTTTCTTATTTTTATTACGTGATCTGTTTTAATTCTAAGAGTATCAAAATAAAAATCATTTACTTGAAAAATATGGTTTATATTATTTATTAATAAAAATTCTAATTTTTTAGCATATTCATGAATACGTTTCGCAATTTCTGTTAATCCTTCTTTTCCATGATATAAAGCATACATAGAAGCCATGACAGCAGGAAGTACTTGTGAAGTACAAATATTAGAAGTCGCTTTTTCTCTTTTGATATGTTGTTCTCTTGTTTGTAACGCCATACGAAAAGCTTTTTTATTATTTTGATCCACAGATACTCCAATAATTCTTCCAGGAAGAAAACGTTTATATTGTTCATGAGTAGAAAAAAAAGCAGCATGAGGCCCCCCATATCCCATAGGAATACCAAAAGACTGACTGGATCCTATAACTACATCAGCTCCCCATTCTCCCGGAGGTTTTAACAAAGATAAGGATAAAAGATCTGCAGAAACTATTATTGATATTTTCTTCCGTTTTGCATATTCAACTGTTTCCGCATAATCATATATCTTTCCTAAACTAGAAGGATAAGATATTATATCCGAATATTTTTTTTTATTATATTTTTTTAAATTTTTATGAGTATCATTTATAACATGTATCCCTAATCCAAAACATCTTGTTTTCAAAACCGCAAAAGTTTGAGGGAAGATCTCATTTGAAATAAAAAAATAATAATTATTATCTATTTGTTTTTTTTTGATTTTTTCTTGAAAAATCATGAACATAGCATCAGATGCTGCCGTAGATTCATCTAACATAGAAGCATTACTAATTTTCATTCCAGTTAAGTCAGAAATCATAGTTTGAAAATTAATTAAAGCTTCTAATCTTCCTTGAGATATTTCTGATTGATAAGGAGTATAAGGGGTGTACCAACTAGGATTTTCTAAAATATTTCTTTGAATAACACTTGGAGTAATCGTATTTTTATATCCTAATCCTATGTAAGAACGATAAATTTTATTTTTTTTACTTATTCTATAAATATGTTTCAAATATTGATATTCAGAAATAGAGTGTGGGAGATCTAATCGTTTTTTTAAACGTATTTCTTTAGGCACTGTTTTATTTATAAAATCTTTAATAGAAGAACATTGCAATGTTTTTAACATATCATTAATTTCATTAAAAGATGCGCCTATATGTCTAAAACAAAATTTTTTTCTTATAAGGGAATCCTCTTTCATAAAAATTGTGTTTATCTTTAGAAATTACAAATTTAGATAAATAAGATTATCATTAAACATATTAAACATGTTAATAAAAAAAAATAAAATGAAAATTACTATTATTGGAGCAGGAAATGTAGGAGCTTCTTGTGCTAGTTTATTAGCTCAAAAAGATATAGTCAAAAAAATTGTATTGTTAGATATTAGAGAAAAACTTTCAGAAGGAAAAAGTTTAGATATATCTCAAATGCTTTCTATGATGGAATCAAATACTGAAATTATTGGAATATCTAATGATTATTATCAATCCAAAAATTCTGAAATCATTATTATTACTTGTGGGATTCCTAGAAAACCTGGAATGAATAGAGATGATCTTATCAAGACTAATGCAAAAATTATTAGTTCTGTAACCAAAAAATCTATTTTTTTATCTCCAAAAGCTAAATTTATTATTGTATCCAATCCATTGGATGTTATGGCGTATGTGAGTTATATGACTGCAAAAATAGATTCTTCTCGTATAATTGGAATGGCTGGCATATTAGATTCTACTAGATATCGTTTTTTTTTATCAAAAAAAATCAATGTTTCTCCTATTGATATACAATCTTTACTATTAGGAGGACATGGGGATACAATGGTTCCTTTATATAGATACACATCTGTATCAGGTATCCCTATTAAAGAATTTTTATCAGAAGAAGAAAATGACATAATTATTGATAAAACAAAAAAAGGAGGAGAAGAAATAATAAATTTATTAGGAACATCTGCTTGGATGGCTCCTAGTGCATCTGTTGTTAAAATAGTGGAAGCTATTTTAAAAGATTCTAAACGCATTTTTTCTTGTTCTGCTTTTTTAACAGGACAATATGGGTTAAAAAACTTATTTTTGGGAGTTCCAGTCATTTTAGGAAAATATGGAATAGAAAAAATTGTAGAATTACAATTGAATGAAAAAGAAAACAATCTTTTGATCAAATCTGCAGACCATGTACGAAATATGATTAGTAAACTTGAAAATTTTGATTGAAGAATAAGAATATTTGAAATCTATCTTTCTATAAAGATTAATAATTCTCCATTTTTATAATGGATTTCTATTTTTTGATTATAGTTATAAGCTTCATTTCTTATCCCTATATTTTTTCCTATTTTTAATAATCCTTTTTTTATGGAATATCTTAAACCGTAAGTGTATAATCCTTCTACTTTAGGAAATGGAAATAAAGATACTTTCTTATTTTTTTTCTGATAAAAATAGGTTTTTTTGTCAGAAAAAAAATAAGAATGATATTTATCATGAAATATAATGGATAATTTATCTTTATATTTTAGAGCTGTAGAAAGATTTCCCAAAAAATGATCTTGTTCGACTCCATTTGCCCCCCAAACATTTATATTTAGAAATCCTTTATCATAAACAATGTTTAAAGCTTTATCAAAATCAGTATACCTCTGATCATAAGTTTTCAATATACGAGTTTTTAAAGGTATATTAAGTATATCTTTTTTTAAAAGAGAATCAAAATCACCAATAATATAATCCACTGAAACTCCAAATGTATTCAAATAATAAAAAGCCCCATCCACTGCAAATATTTTTTTATAAAAAGAAAATTTTTCCTCTAAAAAAGGAGGAATTTCTCCATTCAGAAATAATCCTACTTCCGGTCCATCAAATCGATGATTCATTTTTTTATTTTTTTAAAATTTATGATTTTATTTCCTAAATAAATTTTCCTAACTATAGGATCTTGCATAATTTTTGTAGTATTTCCATATTTTATGATTGTTCCATTAAACATTAAATAAATACGATCTGTTATTGTAAATATTTCTTGCACATTATGATCTGTCATTAATATTCCTATATTTTTGTTCTTCAAAGAAAGAATTATTTCTTGTAATTCTTCTATAGAAATTGGATCTATTCCAGAAAAAGGTTCATCTAAAAGAACAAATTTAGGATTTGTAGCTAAACATCTAGCAATTTCGGTCCGTCTTCGTTCTCCTCCAGAAATAAGATCCCCCCGATGATTTCTGATTTTTTTCAATCTTAATTCTTCAAGAAGTTTTTCCATTATTTTTATTCTTTCTGAGTTTGATATTTTTTGCATTTCTAAAATGCAAAGAATATTATCTTCCACAGATAATTTTCTAAATATAGATGGTTCTTGAGATAAATATCCAATTCCTTTTTTAGAACGTTGATACATTGGATTTGATGTAATGTTTTGATTATAAAGAAATATTTTTCCTTTATCTGGTTTAATTAATCCTATAATCATATAAAATGAAGTTGTTTTTCCCGCACCGTTAGGACCTATTAATCCTACTATCTCTCCCTCTTTTAATTGGATTGAAACATTTTTTACTATATATTTATTTTTGTATTTCTTATATATATTATCAACTTTTAAAGTCATAATGTCAATAATCTTTAAAATTTTTTTTTCAGTAAAAAAATATGAATATTTGTATGTTATGATGAGTTTTGTAAAAATAAAAAAATGTTTTATTATTATTCCATTTTTATGTGTTTTCTTTTCATATTCTTCTAGTTTAGAAAAGATGAGTGGAATTTCTTTAGTAATCGGAAACGATATCATTTTAAATTCTGAAATTAAAAGTGACAAAAAATCGTTTTGTAACACTGATGTTTTAAATGATTTTTTTATACAAAAATTGATGCTTTATTATGCAAAAAAAGATAAAAGCATACAAATCAATAATAAAGAATTAGAATTGAAAACTCAAGCGTTTTTGTCAGAAATGAGAAAAAAATATATAAACCAAAAAGAATTTTTAATACAGTTTGAAAATGAAAACTTTTTAAAGGAATTAACTAAAGAAATTGAAAATAGACAGTATATAGAAAAAATTTACAATAAAATAACAGAAGATGTAGAAGTTTCTCCTCAAGAGATAAAACATTTTTTGACTAATAAACAGAATCAAATTCCTCATACGTCCAAAAAAATATGTATTTCTTATGCGGTATTCTATCCTAAATTAAGTAAAATTAACAAAAAAAAAATTGATTTTTTAAATCAAATTAAAAAAGAAATACATTCTGATATTGATTTTGCCACAAAAGCTATTTTATTTTCTGAAGATGATTATTCCGCATTCAAAGGTGGTTTTGTTAAAGGTGTAAAAATAAATAATGTTCCAATGAAATTAGGACATTTCATTTTATCTTTAAAAGAAGGAGAAATATCAGAACCGTTTGAAACGGATTTAGGGTTTCATATCATAAAATTAGAAAAAAAAAGAAAAGATGAAATTGATTTTAGACATATTTTGATCAAACCTAAATATTCAAAATATGAATTATATAAAATAAAATTATTTTTAGAATCTTTCAGAAAACATATTCTTATTCATAAAATAGATTTAGATAAAATTCCCGGTTTATTGAATAATAGCAAAATAGTAAATGTAGTGGTTCAAAATAAAATTTGGATTGATGAAGATCAATTATCAAAAAATATGAAAAAAATATTCCTTTTTTTAAAAAAAGGAAAAATTACTAATCCTTATAAGGAAACTATAAATGGAAAAGAAGCATTTGTTATAATTAAGTTGTTAGATGAAATTCCATCTAAACCCCTTTCTTTTGAAAAAAATTACACCATATTAAAAGATATTGTAATCAGTATCAAAAAAAAAGATAAAATAAAAAATTGGGCAAAAGAAATATTAAGAAAAACTTATTATGAAAAGATTGATTGTTAATTATTTTTTATTAAAAGATTCTTTGTATAATCCAGCATAGTATCCATTTAATTGAATTAATTCTTTGTGAGTCCCTTTTTCTACAATATATCCTTTATCAATAGCTAATATTTTGTCAGCATTTTCTAATGTAGAAAGACGGTGAGTAATAATAATGGAAGTTTTTTTCTTAGTTAAAAAATCTGTAGCACGATAAATCGTTTTTTCTAATTCTTTATTTAAGGATGCGGTAGCTTCATCTAAAATAAGTATAGAATAAGGATGCATTTGAACTCTTAAAAAGGAAATCAATTGTTTTTCCCCAATAGATAATAAATTTCCTCTTTCCTTGACTATAAATTTATATCCATTAGGTAAAGATGTGATAAAATTATGTATTCCTATTTTTTTTGCCATATTTTCTATCTGATCAATACTAATAGATGGATTTCCTAAAGTAATGTTATTGATGATTGAATCATTAAATAAAAAAGTATCTTGCGTTACTACTCTTATATGGGATCTTAAATTCTTTAATTCTATATCTTGAATAGAATGCCCGTCAATCCAAATATTACCTTTTTTTATTTCATAAAATCTAGAAATTAAATGAGTAATTGTAGATTTTCCAGAACCTGTTGATCCTACTATAGCAACTTTTTCTCCTGGTTTAATTTCAAAAGAAACTCCATTTAATACCATTTCATCATCTATATAAGAGAAATGAACATTATTAAATACAATATGTCCTTTTAATTTTTTAAAACGTAAGTTCCCTTTATTAATAATGATTTCTTCAGAATTTAATATAGAAAATATGCGTTCTATCCCAGATATTCCTCTTTGTATAATATTAAATCTATCAGCTATCTGTCGCAGAGGACGAAAAAGAAGGTAAATAAAAAAAATAAAAGCAATGATTTGTCCTGGTTTAACATTTCCTTTTTCAATTGCATGAAATCCTCCATAAAATATAATAATACTTATTGTTATTGCAGAAATTATTTCTACTATAGGAAAAAAAATAGAAAAGTAAAAAATAGTTTTGAAATGTGCGCTCATTAAGTCACGATTAATAGATTTAAATCTTAAATATTTTTCTTTTTCTTTATGAAAAAGTTGAATAATAGACATCCCTATAATATTTTCTTGTAAAAAACTATTTAAACGTGAAGTTTGAACACGTTCTTCATGAAATGTTTTTTTTAACGTTTTTTGAAAAAAACGAGTAATGATATACATAAAAGGAATAGTTAAAAAAACTATAAAAGATAGTTTTTGATGAACTGTATACATCATAATGATGATCATAATAATTCTTAATACATCTCCAGAAACAAGTAAAATTCCATCATTAAATATTACTGTTATTGTTTCTATATCTGATACAGAATAAGATACCAATTTACCTATTGGAGTTCTATTAAAAAATGAATTTTTAAAATGTAATAATTTCTCGAATAAAAGAATTCTAATTTTTTCAATTACATTTTGAGCTAATATATTAGATAGATATAATAAAATAAAATGAAATATACTTTCTATAAAAAGAAGTATAATTATTAGCATTAGTATGTTTTTTAATCCCATAAAATCTTTGTAAAGAATATGAATATCTATAGCTTTTTGTATTAATTTAGGCCTATAAGCAGATATAAAAGAAATTAATATAGAAGTAATAATTATTGATATTAGTATAAATTTATAATTTAGACTAATTCCAATCAACTGTTTTAAGGAGGAGTTTTGTTTATTAATTTTTTTTTTCATAAAAAATATCTTCTGGGTAAAGGATTTGAGTTAGAAATAGACCATGTGCAGGAACGATAAATTTGTAAAAATTAGAATTTTTTAATTCTATAATTTTTATAAATTCATCGATACTGATTTTATTTCTTCCCACATCAATAAGTGTACCTATAATAGCTCTAACCATCGATCTTAAAAATCGATTTGCTTCAATAGTAAAACATAAAACATTGTTCTTTTCAGACCAAGAAGCATGATAAATATGACATATATTATTTTCTTTTTCATCAGTTCGTTTTTTACAAAACGAACTGAAATCATTATATTCCATAAGCTTTTTTGAAGCTATATTCATTTTATGAACATTTAAGGAATAAAAACAGTACCAAGAGAAATCTTGATAAAATGGATTTTTTTCTCGTGTTAAATAATATTTGTATGTTCGCTTTATTGCATCAAATCTTGCATGAAGATTGTTTTTTACTGGAAAAATATTGAAGACTTTAATAGATTTCGGTAAAAAAATATTTAGTCTATCTACAAAATTATTTTTTATTTCTTTTTCAGAATCAAAATGAGCAAACATTTGTTTCGCATGAACCCCTTTATCCGTTCTTCCAGCACCTACAATATTTATAGATGTTTTCAATAATTTTGATAAACAATATTCCAATTTTTCTTCAACTGTATTTACTTTTTTTTGAATTTGCCATCCAAAAAAGTATTTACCATTATAAGCTAATTCAATAAAAAATCTCAATATTTTTTAAAGTTGATTCAAACTTTCAATAATAATAGAACATCCTTTTTGAATTTCACGTTTTGTGATAGTTAGAGGAGGAGATATACGTATAAAATTACTATGAAATAAAAAACGAAATAATATTAATCCTTTTTTCAAACAATATTTTAAAACCTTTTCCACAGTATTTTGATTTTTTAATTCAAAAGACAACAAAAGTCCTTTTCCATGAATATTTTTGATTTCATCATGATTCAAATATTTCTTAATACATTTTTCTTTTACTGATACTTGTTTCAATATATCAGAATTGATAAGTTGTCTTAAAGTTGCTAAAGAAGCAGAAGCAGAAACAGGATTTCCTCCAAAAGTCGTTAAATGCCCTAAAGGAGCAATATCAATAAAAGTTTTCATAATTTTTTTAGATGAGACAAAACCACTAATAGGCATTCCTCCTCCCATTCCTTTTCCTATTATCAAGATATCAGGAATAACATCATAATGTTCAAATGCAAAAAGTTTTCCTGTTCTTCCAAATCCAGTTTGGACTTCATCAAGTATCATTAAAGCTTTTTTTTTATCACATTGTTTTCTCACCTCTTTTAAAAAAGAAAAATCCGGTAATATAATTCCAGAAGAACATTGAATAGTTTCTAAAATGACACAAGCAGTTTTTTCAGTAATAGAACTTATTAATTCTTCTATATGATTAAATGTGATAAACTTAACTAAAGGTAACAAAGGCCTAAAAGATCTTTTATAATCTTCATGTCCCATAACACTCATAGAGCCATGTGTACTTCCATGATAAGACCACTTACAGGATATCATCTCTTCTTTTCCTGTATAACATTTAGCTAGTTTCAAGGCCCCTTCTACAGCTTCTGTTCCAGAATTAACTAGATAAGTGGTGTGAAGTGGATATGGAATATTTTTTGATATTTCTTTACAAAGTTTGACACAAGGACTTTGTATAAATTCTCCATATACCATAGTATGTAAATATTTATCGACTTGTTTTTTTATAGCTTCTTTAATTTTTTGATTTCCATGTCCTAGTACATTTACGGAAATACCTGCTACAAAATCTAGATATTTTTTTCCATCTTTCCCATAAATATAATTTCCATCAGCATAATCTACTATAATATTCATGGGATATGGATTCACTTGAGTTTGATACTGAAAAAAACATTTTTTTAATTCTTTCATGAAAATTTTATTCTATTTATTTTTTATCATAGTTTTAATTTGTTCTTTTTCTAACAAACTTTCTTTTTTATATTTGTCGATTTCTTTGTATAAAAGAAATTTTTTTTTATTTTTATCTAGTTTTTCTTTTTCTTTCCAAGAAAATTTAGAAAGATAAAGAAACTTATCAGAAATATTAATATTTTTATATACTGGAATAAGTTCTGAATAAACTTCTTTTTCACAAAAAATTTTTCTTATTTTTTTTGATTCATCCAAATATATTAATAGTATTTTACAAGATAATTTGTTAATTATTTTTTTTCCTTTATCAGTGTAAAGGAAAATAATGCTGTTAATATCTCCTTGAATTTTTACTTTTTCTAAAGAATTTTCTTTATTGAAAAAACCAATTATAATATCTCCTTCTATTTGATTAAATTCTTTTGAATTAATTTTTTCTATATAAAAAGCATTTTTAACAATTTTTATATATTTTAATAAATTGCTGTTTTCATTCCTAAGATAAATATATATGACTTTTCCAGTAATTTGTTTGTTTTGAATCCAAAATATAGGATTTCCATCAAAGTGCATATAGTTATTTGAAGATTCATAATTGAAAAAATCACATATTCCTTGAATATTTTCATTTAAAAAAAAACTTTTAACAGAAAAAGCTTGAATTGAATATGTATTATTTTTTTTTCTATTTATTTTTATAATATTTGAATAAATAAAAATCAAATTATTTTTTGATATTTTTATAATCTTGGGGTTTTCTTTTAGAATTAAAGAACTGGAATTAAAATCAAATTCTCCATATCCGCTTGTTAAAAAACATTTTTTAATTGAATCTTCTAATAGGATATTTTTAATAAATCCACATTTTGTTTTAAAATTAAAAAATAAATATCCTCCTCTAATGATTATACCGTTATAATGAAGACTTACATAATTTTTAAAT
This DNA window, taken from Blattabacterium sp. (Nauphoeta cinerea), encodes the following:
- a CDS encoding peptidylprolyl isomerase, which encodes MSIIFKIFFSVKKYEYLYVMMSFVKIKKCFIIIPFLCVFFSYSSSLEKMSGISLVIGNDIILNSEIKSDKKSFCNTDVLNDFFIQKLMLYYAKKDKSIQINNKELELKTQAFLSEMRKKYINQKEFLIQFENENFLKELTKEIENRQYIEKIYNKITEDVEVSPQEIKHFLTNKQNQIPHTSKKICISYAVFYPKLSKINKKKIDFLNQIKKEIHSDIDFATKAILFSEDDYSAFKGGFVKGVKINNVPMKLGHFILSLKEGEISEPFETDLGFHIIKLEKKRKDEIDFRHILIKPKYSKYELYKIKLFLESFRKHILIHKIDLDKIPGLLNNSKIVNVVVQNKIWIDEDQLSKNMKKIFLFLKKGKITNPYKETINGKEAFVIIKLLDEIPSKPLSFEKNYTILKDIVISIKKKDKIKNWAKEILRKTYYEKIDC
- a CDS encoding ABC transporter ATP-binding protein → MKKKINKQNSSLKQLIGISLNYKFILISIIITSILISFISAYRPKLIQKAIDIHILYKDFMGLKNILMLIIILLFIESIFHFILLYLSNILAQNVIEKIRILLFEKLLHFKNSFFNRTPIGKLVSYSVSDIETITVIFNDGILLVSGDVLRIIMIIIMMYTVHQKLSFIVFLTIPFMYIITRFFQKTLKKTFHEERVQTSRLNSFLQENIIGMSIIQLFHKEKEKYLRFKSINRDLMSAHFKTIFYFSIFFPIVEIISAITISIIIFYGGFHAIEKGNVKPGQIIAFIFFIYLLFRPLRQIADRFNIIQRGISGIERIFSILNSEEIIINKGNLRFKKLKGHIVFNNVHFSYIDDEMVLNGVSFEIKPGEKVAIVGSTGSGKSTITHLISRFYEIKKGNIWIDGHSIQDIELKNLRSHIRVVTQDTFLFNDSIINNITLGNPSISIDQIENMAKKIGIHNFITSLPNGYKFIVKERGNLLSIGEKQLISFLRVQMHPYSILILDEATASLNKELEKTIYRATDFLTKKKTSIIITHRLSTLENADKILAIDKGYIVEKGTHKELIQLNGYYAGLYKESFNKK
- the truA gene encoding tRNA pseudouridine(38-40) synthase TruA is translated as MRFFIELAYNGKYFFGWQIQKKVNTVEEKLEYCLSKLLKTSINIVGAGRTDKGVHAKQMFAHFDSEKEIKNNFVDRLNIFLPKSIKVFNIFPVKNNLHARFDAIKRTYKYYLTREKNPFYQDFSWYCFYSLNVHKMNIASKKLMEYNDFSSFCKKRTDEKENNICHIYHASWSEKNNVLCFTIEANRFLRSMVRAIIGTLIDVGRNKISIDEFIKIIELKNSNFYKFIVPAHGLFLTQILYPEDIFYEKKN
- a CDS encoding aspartate aminotransferase family protein, with amino-acid sequence MKELKKCFFQYQTQVNPYPMNIIVDYADGNYIYGKDGKKYLDFVAGISVNVLGHGNQKIKEAIKKQVDKYLHTMVYGEFIQSPCVKLCKEISKNIPYPLHTTYLVNSGTEAVEGALKLAKCYTGKEEMISCKWSYHGSTHGSMSVMGHEDYKRSFRPLLPLVKFITFNHIEELISSITEKTACVILETIQCSSGIILPDFSFLKEVRKQCDKKKALMILDEVQTGFGRTGKLFAFEHYDVIPDILIIGKGMGGGMPISGFVSSKKIMKTFIDIAPLGHLTTFGGNPVSASASLATLRQLINSDILKQVSVKEKCIKKYLNHDEIKNIHGKGLLLSFELKNQNTVEKVLKYCLKKGLILFRFLFHSNFIRISPPLTITKREIQKGCSIIIESLNQL
- a CDS encoding OstA-like protein, with the protein product MKYGFLIFIVFSLFSLNKIFSNENEIKKNIQIIHADLIQNDVHNQSFILIGNVHLKYEKYHLFCNKIVYQKKNNKYYGYGNVRLESGKNKIISQNIVGNFFDFKLSGKVILYQGKIRLTGDIIHFNFKKKLLQVNDNVILFFGKIKLKTNSLEYDLILNKIFYKKKSILYYGDDYTISSKEGFFYIDKKKIELKHDIQLNNKNYTIYANILEYLFVQNQVNFHNPVIIIQNTNSNNFIYAQKAVFLVQKKIFLFKNYVSLHYNGIIIRGGYLFFNFKTKCGFIKNILLEDSIKKCFLTSGYGEFDFNSSSLILKENPKIIKISKNNLIFIYSNIIKINRKKNNTYSIQAFSVKSFFLNENIQGICDFFNYESSNNYMHFDGNPIFWIQNKQITGKVIYIYLRNENSNLLKYIKIVKNAFYIEKINSKEFNQIEGDIIIGFFNKENSLEKVKIQGDINSIIFLYTDKGKKIINKLSCKILLIYLDESKKIRKIFCEKEVYSELIPVYKNINISDKFLYLSKFSWKEKEKLDKNKKKFLLYKEIDKYKKESLLEKEQIKTMIKNK